A stretch of Rhodobium gokarnense DNA encodes these proteins:
- a CDS encoding EF-Tu C-terminal domain-related protein, producing the protein TEMVMPGDNVTMDVTLIVPIAMEEKLRFAIREGGRTVGAGVVAQIIE; encoded by the coding sequence ACGGAGATGGTGATGCCGGGCGACAACGTGACGATGGACGTGACGCTGATCGTGCCGATCGCGATGGAAGAAAAGCTGCGCTTCGCCATCCGCGAGGGCGGCCGCACCGTCGGTGCCGGCGTCGTCGCGCAGATCATCGAGTAG